In Odontesthes bonariensis isolate fOdoBon6 chromosome 6, fOdoBon6.hap1, whole genome shotgun sequence, one genomic interval encodes:
- the LOC142382807 gene encoding interleukin-1 beta-like has translation MASQMTCNKSEMWGRKMPEGLDFEISQCPLTMRSVVNLIIAMERLKGGKTEEVLSTEFRDENLLNIMLDSIVEERIVFERSSTPPAQFSRTNEHQCSVTDSQQRSLILVQNSMELNAVMLQGGSENRKVHLNMSTYVHPTPSTEARPVTLGIKGTDLYLACYKNGDKPTLHLEPVADKASLLRISAESDLVRFLFYKHDTGLNDSTLMSARFPDWYISTATQDNKPVEMCQETASRYRTFRIQRQS, from the exons ATGGCATCCCAGATGACTTGCAACAAAAGTGAGATGTGGGGCAGAAAGATGCCAGAAGGACTGGATTTTGAGATTTCTCAGTGTCCACTCACAATGAGGAGCGTTGTCAACCTCATCATCGCAATGGAGAGGCTGAAGGGTGGCAAGACGGAAGAGGTGCTGAGCACTGAATTCAGGGATGAAAACCTGCTCAACATCATGCTGGATAGCATCGTGGAAG AGCGAATTGTTTTCGAGAGGAGTTCAACTCCACCAGCTCAGTTCAGCAGAACCAATGAGCATCAGTGCAGCGTGACTGACAGCCAGCAGAGGAGCTTAATTCTGGTCCAAAACAGCATGGAGCTCAACGCCGTGATGCTCCAGGGAGGCAGCGAGAACCGCAAAG tTCATCTGAATATGTCGACCTACGTGCATCCTACACCCAGCACTGAGGCCAGGCCCGTCACTCTGGGCATCAAAGGCACAGATCTCTACCTGGCTTGCTACAAGAATGGTGACAAACCAACTCTGCATCTGGAG CCTGTGGCGGACAAAGCGAGTCTCTTGAGGATCAGTGCGGAAAGTGATTTGGTGCGGTTTCTCTTCTACAAACACGACACAGGGCTGAACGACAGCACCCTCATGTCTGCCCGCTTCCCCGACTGGTACATCAGCACCGCAACGCAGGACAACAAGCCGGTGGAAATGTGCCAGGAGACCGCCAGCCGCTACAGAACATTCCGAATTCAGCGTCAGAGTTAA
- the ckap2l gene encoding cytoskeleton-associated protein 2-like encodes MDDEPAPVLSRKEMRKQKLMEYLAAKGRLKPPSSKTYLHDNCQDTKPETSALKVLMGKENKGPAERLNYNVSKGQTLTSQSSQPSPRREFGITYKTNIKGRTLTGQQNSICPSSNRVPAQPKPNRNLVLPRTYSAVSSKSNLTAGSHLKKQPCTGIQSAKPPSNAARTVVAKSNLKSSLSSNSAASYLMKTTSTRLSIGPFVKTKTGLIPAVTQPRSTKSDRTDPPATARHTTTTTTTTVTAVNAKKAQSRSMPSTSISHRAVQRPVDKIQVQAQNKSKSNSKPQLGKHTQTGCRSQSSNGLTVASTSFRSKAEPSKSAGVPTKKSTCQPAVSYTKARSGAEGKKNVQPCKVAPQTSSAAASRCSSRAVSGSRQAAVTELGGKTKMSKQTHNKRENILANVPPSKAQTKPTVAPIMSRTVPQPSRTLSRTGWAADAKTPKVTVKLVPQTEGKKVTAAQEERQRKLQEWREAKGISYKRPPMPVKPPVRCTVSIPQPFWASMKVEDDAHSLICAVDRSLADCIKLLAEGCPPGQVKDVLSRLPAVSQKFAKYWICRARLMQQEGNLDVLPMFEEAVRVVLEPVDELRTVVFDILKKKDEIQASGDNEKDEGHIPTAENTPNCGNNSMMTPKPIRALINGEKRGSSVVKYKITSTPGGHPAQQREAVRVNGQEVRFFTPVRRSVRIERASLRYPASLQDHDVCVTSYNNLISEEDNDRGEEEKETCETSPSVDNTPLYVYRENEALKDKVFVQLICDDSA; translated from the exons ATGGATGATGAACCCGCACCAGTACTTTCCAGAAAAG AGATGCGTAAACAGAAATTAATGGAATACTTGGCAGCAAAAGGAAGGCTGAAACCACCGAGTTCTAA GACATACCTCCACGATAACTGCCAGGACACGAAACCTGAGACATCTGCATTGAAG GTTCTTATGGGAAAAGAGAACAAAGGCCCAGCCGAGAGATTGAATTATAATGTTTCGAAAGGTCAAACTTTGACTTCTCAATCCAGTCAACCCTCACCCAGAAGAGAATTTGGTATCACTtacaaaacaaatataaaagGACGCACACTGACAGGACAGCAGAATTCTATTTGTCCATCTTCAAACCGTGTTCCGGCTCAACCAAAACCCAATCGAAACCTTGTGCTCCCTCGAACATACTCTGCTGTGTCTTCCAAATCCAATTTGACTGCAGGCAGCCATCTCAAAAAGCAGCCATGCACAGGAATTCAAAGCGCTAAACCCCCTTCAAATGCAGCTCGAACAGTTGTAGCAAAATCAAACTTAAAATCCAGCCTCAGCTCAAACAGTGCTGCATCATATCTAATGAAAACAACCAGCACCAGGCTGAGTATTGGTCCATttgtcaaaacaaaaacaggactCATTCCTGCAGTGACCCAGCCAAGAAGCACAAAGTCAGATCGAACAGATCCCCCTGCCACAGCACGTcataccaccaccaccaccactaccaCTGTTACTGCTGTTAATGCTAAGAAGGCGCAGTCCAGGAGTATGCCATCGACATCCATTTCCCACAGGGCTGTGCAAAGACCTGTGGATAAAATTCAAGTTCAAGCTCAAAACAAGTCCAAGTCTAACTCTAAACCACAATTAGGAAAACATACGCAGACAGGTTGTAGAAGTCAGTCATCAAATGGATTGACAGTAGCATCCACTTCCTTTAGGAGCAAAGCAGAACCTTCAAAATCAGCGGGAGTGCCGACTAAGAAATCAACTTGTCAGCCCGCAGTCAGTTACACAAAGGCAAGATCTggagctgaaggaaagaaaaatgtgcAACCTTGCAAAGTTGCTCCCCAAACATCCTCAGCTGCAGCGAGCAGGTGTAGTTCCAGAGCTGTCAGTGGGAGTAGGCAGGCTGCTGTGACTGAGCTGGGAGGGAAAACCAAGATGAGTAAACAGACGCATAACAAGAGAGAGAATATTTTAGCAAATGTCCCTCCATCAAAAGCACAAACAAAACCAACAGTCGCTCCAATAATGTCGCGGACAGTGCCGCAACCTTCCAGGACCCTCAGCCGCACGGGCTGGGCCGCAGACGCCAAAACACCAAAGGTCACGGTTAAGCTTGTTCCGCAGAcagaaggaaagaaagtgacTGCAGCCCAGGAAGAAAGACA GAGAAAACTACAGGAATGGCGGGAAGCAAAGGGAATCTCCTACAAGCGTCCTCCAATGCCGGTGAAGCCTCCCGTCAGGTGCACAGTGTCCATACCTCAACCTTTCTGGGCATCCATGAAGGTCGAAGATGATGCCCACTCCCTCATCTGTGCCGTGGACAGATCCCTCGCTGACTGCATCAAATTGCTTGCAGAG GGCTGCCCTCCAGGGCAGGTGAAGGACGTTCTCTCGCGGCTGCCTGCAGTCTCTCAGAAGTTTGCCAAATACTGGATCTGTCGAGCCCGCCTGATGCAACAAGAGGGTAACCTGGACGTCCTGCCCATGTTTGAGGAGGCTGTTCGTGTTGTGTTGGAG CCAGTGGATGAGCTGCGAACGGTGGTGTTTGACATCCTGAAGAAAAAGGACGAGATCCAAG catCTGGAGATAATGAGAAAGACGAAGGCCATATTCCAACAGCTGAAAATACTCCAAACTGTGGCAACAACTCAATGATGACCCCAAAACCTATCAGAGCTCTAATCAATGGGGAGAAAAGAGGCTCATCTGTGGTCAAGTACAAAATCACATCAACTCCTGG CGGGCATCCTGCCCAGCAGAGAGAAGCAGTAagggtcaatgggcaagaggtcCGCTTCTTCACCCCGGTCCGGCGGTCGGTGCGAATTGAGAGAGCCTCGCTCCGATACCCGGCGTCCCTGCAGGACCACGATGTCTGCGTGACCTCATACAATAACCTGATCTCTGAGGAGGACAATGACAGAGGTGAAGAGGAAAAGGAAACGTGTGAGACCAGCCCGTCGGTTGACAACACGCCACTGTACGTTTACAGAGAGAACGAGGCACTAAAAGACAAGGTGTTTGTCCAGCTCATCTGTGACGACAGTGCTTAA